In the genome of Spirochaetia bacterium, one region contains:
- a CDS encoding MFS transporter, translated as MNNRNIYLLYLISLLQGMVFYGPIATLYRQAAGLSMLQIMLIESCFMASSLTFELPWGIVADEIGYKNSMVICTLLFFITKIIFYYAHDFWFFLLERILLGFVFAGLSGLDTTLLYLSCKQEKAQKTFGTYDAFSTAGQLFASIVFALFIKDDFAKAASWTIFPYGLATILSVGIKEPKHTDKCKSHIATKKIPMPSPKLLLLLLAVALFDVVHQNLTVFFSQLQYLRCNATMTQIGICHALVTLSGMLGICSYRLTARFGKRRTSSILLGLAGFAAVIQILTVNLLLSVIAVVLLRVSYSLFMPLQTDLQHKEVRSSERTTALSVNAFFMDAIDIPLNLLYGKLGDLSLISALCCGAISSFSAVAFLQFYFSKSKKQ; from the coding sequence ATGAACAACAGGAACATATACCTGCTCTACCTGATTTCCCTGCTTCAGGGAATGGTATTCTATGGCCCCATAGCCACCTTGTACCGACAGGCAGCAGGACTTTCAATGCTACAGATCATGTTGATCGAAAGCTGTTTTATGGCATCAAGCCTCACCTTCGAACTTCCATGGGGAATCGTAGCAGACGAAATCGGTTATAAGAACAGCATGGTCATCTGTACTTTGCTGTTCTTCATCACAAAGATTATCTTTTACTATGCACACGATTTCTGGTTTTTTCTACTTGAAAGGATTCTCCTCGGGTTTGTATTTGCAGGACTTTCAGGGCTGGATACGACATTGCTCTATCTTTCATGCAAACAGGAAAAAGCCCAGAAAACTTTCGGCACATATGATGCTTTTTCTACGGCAGGACAGCTTTTCGCTTCAATTGTCTTTGCACTTTTCATCAAAGATGATTTTGCAAAAGCCGCATCATGGACCATTTTCCCATATGGGTTGGCTACCATACTTTCAGTAGGCATCAAAGAACCCAAACATACCGACAAGTGCAAAAGCCACATTGCCACCAAGAAAATTCCCATGCCTTCTCCAAAACTGCTTTTGCTCCTTCTGGCAGTTGCCTTATTTGATGTCGTCCATCAGAATCTTACCGTATTCTTCAGTCAGCTGCAGTATCTGCGCTGCAACGCTACCATGACACAGATAGGTATCTGCCATGCACTGGTTACACTTTCAGGAATGCTTGGCATCTGTTCCTACAGGCTGACAGCAAGATTCGGAAAACGACGGACATCATCCATTTTGCTTGGCCTTGCAGGATTTGCAGCAGTCATACAGATATTGACGGTCAACCTGTTGCTTTCTGTAATTGCCGTCGTCCTGCTACGAGTCAGCTATAGTCTCTTCATGCCACTACAGACAGATCTCCAACATAAGGAGGTCAGAAGTTCTGAACGAACCACTGCACTTTCTGTGAATGCATTTTTCATGGATGCAATAGACATACCCCTCAACCTGCTCTATGGGAAACTGGGTGACCTATCATTGATATCGGCATTGTGCTGCGGTGCCATCAGCAGTTTCAGTGCCGTTGCATTCCTACAATTTTATTTCAGTAAAAGTAAGAAACAGTAA